In Myxocyprinus asiaticus isolate MX2 ecotype Aquarium Trade chromosome 16, UBuf_Myxa_2, whole genome shotgun sequence, a single window of DNA contains:
- the ccka gene encoding cholecystokinin a gives MKTGICVCVLLAAFSTSSCLALPTHSQDDSQSERGTVAGHTRHTRAASSSGQFSLLSKPEDSEDPRSSLTELLARIISAKGAYRRSPSLNSRSTGTSHRIKDRDYLGWMDFGRRSAEEYEYSS, from the exons ATGAAAACtggtatctgtgtgtgtgtgctgctggcagcattctccaccagcagTTGCCTTGCTCTCCCCACACACTCACAGGACGACAGTCAGTCTGAACGCGGCACTGTAGCCGGACACACACGACACACCCGCGCAGCGTCCTCCAGTGGACAATTTAGCCTGCTGTCCAAACCAGAGGACAGTGAAGACCCCCGCAGCAGCCTGACTGAATTACTGGCCAGAATCATCTCTGCCAAAG GTGCATACCGCAGAAGTCCATCTCTCAATAGCAGGTCTACGGGCACTTCTCACAGAATAAAGGACAGAGATTACCTGGGCTGGATGGACTTTGGCCGACGAAGCGCAGAGGAGTATGAATACTCCTCATAA